In Brachypodium distachyon strain Bd21 chromosome 2, Brachypodium_distachyon_v3.0, whole genome shotgun sequence, one genomic interval encodes:
- the LOC100837667 gene encoding cyanidin 3-O-glucoside 7-O-glucosyltransferase (acyl-glucose) isoform X2, which yields MRPLRRVVALLLAAFSVVGSAAPSPARSEGIISRDDFPAGFVFGAGTSAYQWEGAAAEDGRTPSVWDTHARAHAHGGDDPVNGDVAADGYHKYKEDIKLMKETGLDAYRFSISWSRLIPNGRGEVNPKGLAYYNNLINELLDHGIQPHVTMFHYDLPQILEDEYDGWLSPQIIGDFTAYADVCFREFGDRVTNWTTLNEPNALVALGYDSGIGPPGRCSKPFGDCSRGNSVDEPYIVAHNCLLAHSSAVSLYKRKYQAKQKGLIGINLYIYNILPFTNSTEDIAATKRARAFYTGWFLDPLYHGDYPLLMKENTGSKLPIFSQNQSEQLINSVDFLGINYYKIIYVKDDPQNGPINKSDYVADMSAKAILASDSTTGEELEYLKQSYGNPPICIHENGDDPVDGSVAADGYHKYKEDIKLMKETGLDAYRFSISWSRLIPNGRGEVNPKGLEYYNNLINELLDHGIQPHVTMFQYDLPLILEDEYDGWLSPQIIDDFTAYADVCFREFGDRVTNWTTLNEPNALVSLGYDAGIGPPGRCSKPFGDCSCGNSVDEPYIVAHNCLLAHSSAVSLYRRKYQAKQKGLIGMNIFIYDILPFTNSTEDKAAAKRAQAFYTGWFLDPLYFGDYPLVMKENTGSKLPKFSENQSEQLINSVDFLGINYYAIMHVKDNPHDAPSNRRDFMADMSAKAIFPSNSTTGFYVPGFGLQEVLEYLKQSYGNPPICIHENGYPMHQDVVFDDGPRVEFLSTHLRSLLVAVRNGSNTRGYFMWSLMDMYELLSVRDTYGLYYVDFADRDLKRYPRSSAIWYADFLKGTSDSRYTKGFSDH from the exons ATGAGGCCGCTGCGGCGCGTCGTGGCTCTGCTCCTCGCCGCGTTCTCCGTGGTGGGGTcagcggcgccgtcgccggcgaggagcgAAGGGATTATTAGCAGGGATGACTTCCCGGCTGGCTTCGTCTTCGGCGCCGGCACGTCGGCTTATCAG TGGgaaggcgcggcggcggaggacggccGGACCCCCAGCGTGTGGGACACCCACGCTCGCGCCCACGCTCACGGCG GTGATGACCCTGTAAATGGTGATGTGGCAGCTGACGGTTACCACAAGTACAAG GAGGATATCAAATTAATGAAGGAGACTGGGCTGGATGCTTATAGGTTCTCTATCTCTTGGTCAAGGCTTATTCCTA ACGGAAGAGGAGAAGTCAATCCAAAAGGATTAGCATACTACAATAATCTCATCAATGAACTTCTTGATCATG GAATTCAACCACATGTGACAATGTTCCATTATGATCTTCCTCAAATCCTTGAAGATGAATATGATGGATGGTTGAGTCCTCAAATCAT TGGTGATTTCACAGCATATGCAGATGTGTGCTTTAGGGAGTTTGGGGATAGGGTTACCAATTGGACCACTTTAAATGAACCCAATGCTTTAGTTGCGCTTGGTTATGACTCTGGGATCGGGCCACCAGGGAGGTGTTCTAAACCATTTGGTGATTGTTCCCGTGGGAACTCTGTAGACGAGCCATACATTGTAGCTCATAATTGCTTGTTGGCTCATAGCTCAGCTGTATCATTGTACAAGAGAAAGTATCAG GCAAAGCAAAAAGGACTCATTGGCATCAATTTATACATATATAACATTTTACCTTTTACAAACTCAACAGAAGATATAGCTGCAACGAAAAGAGCACGGGCCTTCTACACAGGCTG GTTCTTGGATCCTCTTTATCATGGCGATTACCCCCTTTTAATGAAGGAGAACACTGGCTCCAAGTTGCcaattttttctcaaaaccAATCTGAACAACTAATCAACTCCGTTGACTTTCTTGGTATCAATTACTACAAAATAATTTACGTGAAGGATGATCCGCAGAATGGTCCTATCAACAAAAGCGATTATGTAGCTGATATGTCTGCTAAAGCAATAC TTGCAAGCGATTCTACCACTGGG GAAGAACTTGAATATTTGAAGCAATCTTATGGTAATCCTCCTATCTGTATCCATGAGAATG GTGATGACCCTGTAGATGGTAGTGTGGCAGCTGACGGCTACCACAAGTACAAG GAGGATATCAAATTAATGAAGGAGACTGGGCTGGATGCTTATAGGTTCTCTATCTCTTGGTCAAGGCTTATTCCTA ACGGAAGAGGAGAAGTCAATCCAAAAGGATTAGAATACTACAATAATCTCATCAATGAACTTCTTGATCATG GAATTCAACCGCATGTGACAATGTTCCAATATGATCTTCCTCTAATCCTTGAAGATGAATATGATGGATGGTTGAGTCCTCAAATCAT TGATGATTTCACAGCATATGCAGATGTGTGCTTTAGGGAGTTCGGGGATAGGGTTACCAATTGGACTACTCTAAATGAACCCAATGCTTTAGTATCACTTGGTTATGATGCTGGGATCGGGCCACCAGGGAGGTGTTCTAAACCCTTTGGTGACTGTTCATGTGGGAACTCTGTAGACGAGCCATACATTGTAGCTCATAATTGCTTGTTGGCTCATAGCTCAGCTGTATCATTGTACAGAAGAAAGTATCAG GCAAAGCAAAAAGGACTTATTGGcatgaatatatttatatatgacATTTTACCTTTTACAAACTCAACAGAAGATAAAGCTGCAGCGAAAAGAGCACAAGCCTTCTACACAGGCTG GTTCTTGGATCCTCTTTATTTTGGCGATTACCCCCTTGTAATGAAGGAGAACACTGGATCCAAGTTGCCAAAATTTTCTGAAAACCAATCTGAACAACTAATCAACTCCGTTGACTTTCTTGGTATCAATTACTACGCGATAATGCACGTGAAGGATAATCCGCATGATGCTCCTAGCAACAGAAGAGATTTCATGGCTGATATGTCTGCTAAAGCAATAT TTCCAAGCAATTCCACCACTGGT TTCTATGTACCCGGTTTTGGTCTTCAGGAAGTGCTTGAATATTTGAAGCAATCTTATGGTAATCCTCCTATCTGTATCCATGAGAATG GATATCCAATGCATCAAGATGTGGTATTTGATGATGGCCCTAGGGTGGAGTTCTTGAGTACACACCTTAGAAGCCTACTTGTTGCTGTCAG GAATGGTTCAAATACTAGGGGCTACTTCATGTGGTCACTGATGGACATGTATGAGCTACTCAGTGTCCGGGACACATATGGGCTCTATTACGTGGATTTTGCTGACAGGGATCTGAAGAGGTATCCAAGGAGCTCTGCGATCTGGTACGCAGATTTTCTGAAAGGCACAAGTGACTCAAGGTACACGAAGGGATTTTCCGACCACTAG
- the LOC100837667 gene encoding cyanidin 3-O-glucoside 7-O-glucosyltransferase (acyl-glucose) isoform X6 — MKETGLDAYRFSISWSRLIPNGRGEVNPKGLAYYNNLINELLDHGIQPHVTMFHYDLPQILEDEYDGWLSPQIIGDFTAYADVCFREFGDRVTNWTTLNEPNALVALGYDSGIGPPGRCSKPFGDCSRGNSVDEPYIVAHNCLLAHSSAVSLYKRKYQAKQKGLIGINLYIYNILPFTNSTEDIAATKRARAFYTGWFLDPLYHGDYPLLMKENTGSKLPIFSQNQSEQLINSVDFLGINYYKIIYVKDDPQNGPINKSDYVADMSAKAILASDSTTGFHVLGFGLQEELEYLKQSYGNPPICIHENGDDPVDGSVAADGYHKYKEDIKLMKETGLDAYRFSISWSRLIPNGRGEVNPKGLEYYNNLINELLDHGIQPHVTMFQYDLPLILEDEYDGWLSPQIIDDFTAYADVCFREFGDRVTNWTTLNEPNALVSLGYDAGIGPPGRCSKPFGDCSCGNSVDEPYIVAHNCLLAHSSAVSLYRRKYQAKQKGLIGMNIFIYDILPFTNSTEDKAAAKRAQAFYTGWFLDPLYFGDYPLVMKENTGSKLPKFSENQSEQLINSVDFLGINYYAIMHVKDNPHDAPSNRRDFMADMSAKAIFPSNSTTGFYVPGFGLQEVLEYLKQSYGNPPICIHENGYPMHQDVVFDDGPRVEFLSTHLRSLLVAVRNGSNTRGYFMWSLMDMYELLSVRDTYGLYYVDFADRDLKRYPRSSAIWYADFLKGTSDSRYTKGFSDH, encoded by the exons ATGAAGGAGACTGGGCTGGATGCTTATAGGTTCTCTATCTCTTGGTCAAGGCTTATTCCTA ACGGAAGAGGAGAAGTCAATCCAAAAGGATTAGCATACTACAATAATCTCATCAATGAACTTCTTGATCATG GAATTCAACCACATGTGACAATGTTCCATTATGATCTTCCTCAAATCCTTGAAGATGAATATGATGGATGGTTGAGTCCTCAAATCAT TGGTGATTTCACAGCATATGCAGATGTGTGCTTTAGGGAGTTTGGGGATAGGGTTACCAATTGGACCACTTTAAATGAACCCAATGCTTTAGTTGCGCTTGGTTATGACTCTGGGATCGGGCCACCAGGGAGGTGTTCTAAACCATTTGGTGATTGTTCCCGTGGGAACTCTGTAGACGAGCCATACATTGTAGCTCATAATTGCTTGTTGGCTCATAGCTCAGCTGTATCATTGTACAAGAGAAAGTATCAG GCAAAGCAAAAAGGACTCATTGGCATCAATTTATACATATATAACATTTTACCTTTTACAAACTCAACAGAAGATATAGCTGCAACGAAAAGAGCACGGGCCTTCTACACAGGCTG GTTCTTGGATCCTCTTTATCATGGCGATTACCCCCTTTTAATGAAGGAGAACACTGGCTCCAAGTTGCcaattttttctcaaaaccAATCTGAACAACTAATCAACTCCGTTGACTTTCTTGGTATCAATTACTACAAAATAATTTACGTGAAGGATGATCCGCAGAATGGTCCTATCAACAAAAGCGATTATGTAGCTGATATGTCTGCTAAAGCAATAC TTGCAAGCGATTCTACCACTGGG TTCCATGTGCTGGGTTTTGGTCTTCAGGAAGAACTTGAATATTTGAAGCAATCTTATGGTAATCCTCCTATCTGTATCCATGAGAATG GTGATGACCCTGTAGATGGTAGTGTGGCAGCTGACGGCTACCACAAGTACAAG GAGGATATCAAATTAATGAAGGAGACTGGGCTGGATGCTTATAGGTTCTCTATCTCTTGGTCAAGGCTTATTCCTA ACGGAAGAGGAGAAGTCAATCCAAAAGGATTAGAATACTACAATAATCTCATCAATGAACTTCTTGATCATG GAATTCAACCGCATGTGACAATGTTCCAATATGATCTTCCTCTAATCCTTGAAGATGAATATGATGGATGGTTGAGTCCTCAAATCAT TGATGATTTCACAGCATATGCAGATGTGTGCTTTAGGGAGTTCGGGGATAGGGTTACCAATTGGACTACTCTAAATGAACCCAATGCTTTAGTATCACTTGGTTATGATGCTGGGATCGGGCCACCAGGGAGGTGTTCTAAACCCTTTGGTGACTGTTCATGTGGGAACTCTGTAGACGAGCCATACATTGTAGCTCATAATTGCTTGTTGGCTCATAGCTCAGCTGTATCATTGTACAGAAGAAAGTATCAG GCAAAGCAAAAAGGACTTATTGGcatgaatatatttatatatgacATTTTACCTTTTACAAACTCAACAGAAGATAAAGCTGCAGCGAAAAGAGCACAAGCCTTCTACACAGGCTG GTTCTTGGATCCTCTTTATTTTGGCGATTACCCCCTTGTAATGAAGGAGAACACTGGATCCAAGTTGCCAAAATTTTCTGAAAACCAATCTGAACAACTAATCAACTCCGTTGACTTTCTTGGTATCAATTACTACGCGATAATGCACGTGAAGGATAATCCGCATGATGCTCCTAGCAACAGAAGAGATTTCATGGCTGATATGTCTGCTAAAGCAATAT TTCCAAGCAATTCCACCACTGGT TTCTATGTACCCGGTTTTGGTCTTCAGGAAGTGCTTGAATATTTGAAGCAATCTTATGGTAATCCTCCTATCTGTATCCATGAGAATG GATATCCAATGCATCAAGATGTGGTATTTGATGATGGCCCTAGGGTGGAGTTCTTGAGTACACACCTTAGAAGCCTACTTGTTGCTGTCAG GAATGGTTCAAATACTAGGGGCTACTTCATGTGGTCACTGATGGACATGTATGAGCTACTCAGTGTCCGGGACACATATGGGCTCTATTACGTGGATTTTGCTGACAGGGATCTGAAGAGGTATCCAAGGAGCTCTGCGATCTGGTACGCAGATTTTCTGAAAGGCACAAGTGACTCAAGGTACACGAAGGGATTTTCCGACCACTAG
- the LOC100837667 gene encoding cyanidin 3-O-glucoside 7-O-glucosyltransferase (acyl-glucose) isoform X8: MKETGLDAYRFSISWSRLIPRIQPHVTMFHYDLPQILEDEYDGWLSPQIIGDFTAYADVCFREFGDRVTNWTTLNEPNALVALGYDSGIGPPGRCSKPFGDCSRGNSVDEPYIVAHNCLLAHSSAVSLYKRKYQAKQKGLIGINLYIYNILPFTNSTEDIAATKRARAFYTGWFLDPLYHGDYPLLMKENTGSKLPIFSQNQSEQLINSVDFLGINYYKIIYVKDDPQNGPINKSDYVADMSAKAILASDSTTGFHVLGFGLQEELEYLKQSYGNPPICIHENGDDPVDGSVAADGYHKYKEDIKLMKETGLDAYRFSISWSRLIPNGRGEVNPKGLEYYNNLINELLDHGIQPHVTMFQYDLPLILEDEYDGWLSPQIIDDFTAYADVCFREFGDRVTNWTTLNEPNALVSLGYDAGIGPPGRCSKPFGDCSCGNSVDEPYIVAHNCLLAHSSAVSLYRRKYQAKQKGLIGMNIFIYDILPFTNSTEDKAAAKRAQAFYTGWFLDPLYFGDYPLVMKENTGSKLPKFSENQSEQLINSVDFLGINYYAIMHVKDNPHDAPSNRRDFMADMSAKAIFPSNSTTGFYVPGFGLQEVLEYLKQSYGNPPICIHENGYPMHQDVVFDDGPRVEFLSTHLRSLLVAVRNGSNTRGYFMWSLMDMYELLSVRDTYGLYYVDFADRDLKRYPRSSAIWYADFLKGTSDSRYTKGFSDH, from the exons ATGAAGGAGACTGGGCTGGATGCTTATAGGTTCTCTATCTCTTGGTCAAGGCTTATTCCTA GAATTCAACCACATGTGACAATGTTCCATTATGATCTTCCTCAAATCCTTGAAGATGAATATGATGGATGGTTGAGTCCTCAAATCAT TGGTGATTTCACAGCATATGCAGATGTGTGCTTTAGGGAGTTTGGGGATAGGGTTACCAATTGGACCACTTTAAATGAACCCAATGCTTTAGTTGCGCTTGGTTATGACTCTGGGATCGGGCCACCAGGGAGGTGTTCTAAACCATTTGGTGATTGTTCCCGTGGGAACTCTGTAGACGAGCCATACATTGTAGCTCATAATTGCTTGTTGGCTCATAGCTCAGCTGTATCATTGTACAAGAGAAAGTATCAG GCAAAGCAAAAAGGACTCATTGGCATCAATTTATACATATATAACATTTTACCTTTTACAAACTCAACAGAAGATATAGCTGCAACGAAAAGAGCACGGGCCTTCTACACAGGCTG GTTCTTGGATCCTCTTTATCATGGCGATTACCCCCTTTTAATGAAGGAGAACACTGGCTCCAAGTTGCcaattttttctcaaaaccAATCTGAACAACTAATCAACTCCGTTGACTTTCTTGGTATCAATTACTACAAAATAATTTACGTGAAGGATGATCCGCAGAATGGTCCTATCAACAAAAGCGATTATGTAGCTGATATGTCTGCTAAAGCAATAC TTGCAAGCGATTCTACCACTGGG TTCCATGTGCTGGGTTTTGGTCTTCAGGAAGAACTTGAATATTTGAAGCAATCTTATGGTAATCCTCCTATCTGTATCCATGAGAATG GTGATGACCCTGTAGATGGTAGTGTGGCAGCTGACGGCTACCACAAGTACAAG GAGGATATCAAATTAATGAAGGAGACTGGGCTGGATGCTTATAGGTTCTCTATCTCTTGGTCAAGGCTTATTCCTA ACGGAAGAGGAGAAGTCAATCCAAAAGGATTAGAATACTACAATAATCTCATCAATGAACTTCTTGATCATG GAATTCAACCGCATGTGACAATGTTCCAATATGATCTTCCTCTAATCCTTGAAGATGAATATGATGGATGGTTGAGTCCTCAAATCAT TGATGATTTCACAGCATATGCAGATGTGTGCTTTAGGGAGTTCGGGGATAGGGTTACCAATTGGACTACTCTAAATGAACCCAATGCTTTAGTATCACTTGGTTATGATGCTGGGATCGGGCCACCAGGGAGGTGTTCTAAACCCTTTGGTGACTGTTCATGTGGGAACTCTGTAGACGAGCCATACATTGTAGCTCATAATTGCTTGTTGGCTCATAGCTCAGCTGTATCATTGTACAGAAGAAAGTATCAG GCAAAGCAAAAAGGACTTATTGGcatgaatatatttatatatgacATTTTACCTTTTACAAACTCAACAGAAGATAAAGCTGCAGCGAAAAGAGCACAAGCCTTCTACACAGGCTG GTTCTTGGATCCTCTTTATTTTGGCGATTACCCCCTTGTAATGAAGGAGAACACTGGATCCAAGTTGCCAAAATTTTCTGAAAACCAATCTGAACAACTAATCAACTCCGTTGACTTTCTTGGTATCAATTACTACGCGATAATGCACGTGAAGGATAATCCGCATGATGCTCCTAGCAACAGAAGAGATTTCATGGCTGATATGTCTGCTAAAGCAATAT TTCCAAGCAATTCCACCACTGGT TTCTATGTACCCGGTTTTGGTCTTCAGGAAGTGCTTGAATATTTGAAGCAATCTTATGGTAATCCTCCTATCTGTATCCATGAGAATG GATATCCAATGCATCAAGATGTGGTATTTGATGATGGCCCTAGGGTGGAGTTCTTGAGTACACACCTTAGAAGCCTACTTGTTGCTGTCAG GAATGGTTCAAATACTAGGGGCTACTTCATGTGGTCACTGATGGACATGTATGAGCTACTCAGTGTCCGGGACACATATGGGCTCTATTACGTGGATTTTGCTGACAGGGATCTGAAGAGGTATCCAAGGAGCTCTGCGATCTGGTACGCAGATTTTCTGAAAGGCACAAGTGACTCAAGGTACACGAAGGGATTTTCCGACCACTAG
- the LOC100837667 gene encoding cyanidin 3-O-glucoside 7-O-glucosyltransferase (acyl-glucose) isoform X7 — translation MLIDGRGEVNPKGLAYYNNLINELLDHGIQPHVTMFHYDLPQILEDEYDGWLSPQIIGDFTAYADVCFREFGDRVTNWTTLNEPNALVALGYDSGIGPPGRCSKPFGDCSRGNSVDEPYIVAHNCLLAHSSAVSLYKRKYQAKQKGLIGINLYIYNILPFTNSTEDIAATKRARAFYTGWFLDPLYHGDYPLLMKENTGSKLPIFSQNQSEQLINSVDFLGINYYKIIYVKDDPQNGPINKSDYVADMSAKAILASDSTTGFHVLGFGLQEELEYLKQSYGNPPICIHENGDDPVDGSVAADGYHKYKEDIKLMKETGLDAYRFSISWSRLIPNGRGEVNPKGLEYYNNLINELLDHGIQPHVTMFQYDLPLILEDEYDGWLSPQIIDDFTAYADVCFREFGDRVTNWTTLNEPNALVSLGYDAGIGPPGRCSKPFGDCSCGNSVDEPYIVAHNCLLAHSSAVSLYRRKYQAKQKGLIGMNIFIYDILPFTNSTEDKAAAKRAQAFYTGWFLDPLYFGDYPLVMKENTGSKLPKFSENQSEQLINSVDFLGINYYAIMHVKDNPHDAPSNRRDFMADMSAKAIFPSNSTTGFYVPGFGLQEVLEYLKQSYGNPPICIHENGYPMHQDVVFDDGPRVEFLSTHLRSLLVAVRNGSNTRGYFMWSLMDMYELLSVRDTYGLYYVDFADRDLKRYPRSSAIWYADFLKGTSDSRYTKGFSDH, via the exons ATGCTTATAG ACGGAAGAGGAGAAGTCAATCCAAAAGGATTAGCATACTACAATAATCTCATCAATGAACTTCTTGATCATG GAATTCAACCACATGTGACAATGTTCCATTATGATCTTCCTCAAATCCTTGAAGATGAATATGATGGATGGTTGAGTCCTCAAATCAT TGGTGATTTCACAGCATATGCAGATGTGTGCTTTAGGGAGTTTGGGGATAGGGTTACCAATTGGACCACTTTAAATGAACCCAATGCTTTAGTTGCGCTTGGTTATGACTCTGGGATCGGGCCACCAGGGAGGTGTTCTAAACCATTTGGTGATTGTTCCCGTGGGAACTCTGTAGACGAGCCATACATTGTAGCTCATAATTGCTTGTTGGCTCATAGCTCAGCTGTATCATTGTACAAGAGAAAGTATCAG GCAAAGCAAAAAGGACTCATTGGCATCAATTTATACATATATAACATTTTACCTTTTACAAACTCAACAGAAGATATAGCTGCAACGAAAAGAGCACGGGCCTTCTACACAGGCTG GTTCTTGGATCCTCTTTATCATGGCGATTACCCCCTTTTAATGAAGGAGAACACTGGCTCCAAGTTGCcaattttttctcaaaaccAATCTGAACAACTAATCAACTCCGTTGACTTTCTTGGTATCAATTACTACAAAATAATTTACGTGAAGGATGATCCGCAGAATGGTCCTATCAACAAAAGCGATTATGTAGCTGATATGTCTGCTAAAGCAATAC TTGCAAGCGATTCTACCACTGGG TTCCATGTGCTGGGTTTTGGTCTTCAGGAAGAACTTGAATATTTGAAGCAATCTTATGGTAATCCTCCTATCTGTATCCATGAGAATG GTGATGACCCTGTAGATGGTAGTGTGGCAGCTGACGGCTACCACAAGTACAAG GAGGATATCAAATTAATGAAGGAGACTGGGCTGGATGCTTATAGGTTCTCTATCTCTTGGTCAAGGCTTATTCCTA ACGGAAGAGGAGAAGTCAATCCAAAAGGATTAGAATACTACAATAATCTCATCAATGAACTTCTTGATCATG GAATTCAACCGCATGTGACAATGTTCCAATATGATCTTCCTCTAATCCTTGAAGATGAATATGATGGATGGTTGAGTCCTCAAATCAT TGATGATTTCACAGCATATGCAGATGTGTGCTTTAGGGAGTTCGGGGATAGGGTTACCAATTGGACTACTCTAAATGAACCCAATGCTTTAGTATCACTTGGTTATGATGCTGGGATCGGGCCACCAGGGAGGTGTTCTAAACCCTTTGGTGACTGTTCATGTGGGAACTCTGTAGACGAGCCATACATTGTAGCTCATAATTGCTTGTTGGCTCATAGCTCAGCTGTATCATTGTACAGAAGAAAGTATCAG GCAAAGCAAAAAGGACTTATTGGcatgaatatatttatatatgacATTTTACCTTTTACAAACTCAACAGAAGATAAAGCTGCAGCGAAAAGAGCACAAGCCTTCTACACAGGCTG GTTCTTGGATCCTCTTTATTTTGGCGATTACCCCCTTGTAATGAAGGAGAACACTGGATCCAAGTTGCCAAAATTTTCTGAAAACCAATCTGAACAACTAATCAACTCCGTTGACTTTCTTGGTATCAATTACTACGCGATAATGCACGTGAAGGATAATCCGCATGATGCTCCTAGCAACAGAAGAGATTTCATGGCTGATATGTCTGCTAAAGCAATAT TTCCAAGCAATTCCACCACTGGT TTCTATGTACCCGGTTTTGGTCTTCAGGAAGTGCTTGAATATTTGAAGCAATCTTATGGTAATCCTCCTATCTGTATCCATGAGAATG GATATCCAATGCATCAAGATGTGGTATTTGATGATGGCCCTAGGGTGGAGTTCTTGAGTACACACCTTAGAAGCCTACTTGTTGCTGTCAG GAATGGTTCAAATACTAGGGGCTACTTCATGTGGTCACTGATGGACATGTATGAGCTACTCAGTGTCCGGGACACATATGGGCTCTATTACGTGGATTTTGCTGACAGGGATCTGAAGAGGTATCCAAGGAGCTCTGCGATCTGGTACGCAGATTTTCTGAAAGGCACAAGTGACTCAAGGTACACGAAGGGATTTTCCGACCACTAG